From Nodosilinea sp. PGN35:
TTTGGCTCTCGTCAATGCCGGAAGTAAAGCCCTTGGCCTCGTGGGGGCAGCCGTGGTTCATCAGCACGATGCCGGTTTGGGAAGGCAGGTGGGCCACGGCCAGGTGGTCTTTGATTTTCTCTTCGACCATGCGGGCCAGCAGGTCAATGTAGTCGGGGGCGTCAAAGAAGGACGGTATGTAGCGGGTGCCCTTGACCCAGTGCTCGGTGCCATCAGAGAGTTTGACCAAAGCCTGGTTCACCTGCTCGATGGCAATGCCGCTGGTAAAAATAGAATCTACCACCAGCAGAGGGTAGATCAGCAGTTTGTCGTAGCCCTCGGCTTTGATCTGCTCGAGTACCTGGTCAGGCAGGAAGGGCTTGCAGAAGTTGAAGGCTTTGAAGACCTTGATGCGATCGCCCCAGCGCTCCTTCAAATTGGCCTCAATGCCCGCCCGCTGAGCCTCGAAAATGGCGTTGTGGGGGGAGATAAAGTTGCCGTGCTGGTGGCTCCACTCGTGCAGGTCAAAGGCGGCCAGCAGCTTGGCCAAGGGGGGGTAGACCCAGGTCGGTACGGGGGCAAATTTAGCGGTAAGAAGGTTGAGGGCCTGCTCGTTGTAGTTGGCAAAGTCGTCGTAGCTTTCGACTTCGCCGTAGCCCATCAGCAGCACCGCGACCCGACTGTCGCCAGAGGAGGATGGGTGGGAGTGAGATGCAGACGTTTGAAGAACGTCGGGAGTTGCAACCATAATGCCTGCTTGTTGAAGGTGTCATTGCCCACAGGCTAACATCCCCCTCAGGGGGATAGCATTAACAAAACCAGCAGGTTGCGAAAATCTCGCCCGTTTTCCCGGCTAGCAAGCCTGCGCAGGTAGGGTACTGAAGCCCTCTGGGGTATGCCATCCCCCAGAGGGCAGATCCATTGCGCCAACAGCGCGAAGGGGCGATTCAGGTGCCGAACGCTTTGCGAATCGCCCCTAAAAACTCCTGCTCCAGGTAGGGCTTGGTGAAGTAGTCGGTGGCCCCGAGCTGCATGGCCAGCCAGCGGTGCTTG
This genomic window contains:
- a CDS encoding ferrochelatase, which codes for MVATPDVLQTSASHSHPSSSGDSRVAVLLMGYGEVESYDDFANYNEQALNLLTAKFAPVPTWVYPPLAKLLAAFDLHEWSHQHGNFISPHNAIFEAQRAGIEANLKERWGDRIKVFKAFNFCKPFLPDQVLEQIKAEGYDKLLIYPLLVVDSIFTSGIAIEQVNQALVKLSDGTEHWVKGTRYIPSFFDAPDYIDLLARMVEEKIKDHLAVAHLPSQTGIVLMNHGCPHEAKGFTSGIDESQKLYDRVRDKLIHKYPLISVGWLNHDTPLIKWTQPNADLAARNLIDLGATALVFMPIGFATENHETLLDVEHIIEGLRRKRPDVTYVQMPCVNDRPDFLAMAATWADQHIANLLEETALAINPSLAAAQAAAVHSHHGHTHDHHLAGHNHSHSHDHHGHDHHGHHH